CACGCCAAGGAATTGAATTAGCAGTAAGAAAACGATCAAAATGAAGCTAAAGAGGGCCAGTGCGGCCCCAACGATGGTGATAAGGTTGCGAGCCGCTGGGGCGTATCGTTCACTCATTTGCTTGCCACCTCGAAATTATATCTCATTCGACAGTCTCCCTGAACTCTATCTTCGCCCAGTCGAGCATAAACCAGGGTGGGGCATCGGTGTTGGGCGAGTTTTCCAGATTCTTGATGGTCAAAATATTGCGTCCCGCCTGCAAGAACGTGTTGGGGAATTCCCAACTATGTGTTCCCCAGGGTCCCTCTGACGCTGCCGGCACCTCGTCAGGGAAAGGGTTCAGGCCCTTAAAGACCACGTTATCATTGATCAGCACAACGATCCTGGTCTTCTCTCGATCGGGTGAGTCCATGCCCCGTATGGTTAAGGTCGCCTGTCCTTTTGGCCTGTCTCGTAAATAGAAGACGGCTGACATAACAGAATAATCTGTACGGGTGCCATAAAGCCAGGTAGCTGTAGCCCCCTTGTAGGTACTCTCTCCAGGATTGCGGAAGCTACCATTGAAGCTCGTATCCTCTAACACTATCTCTGTTTGGGACGGGCTTCCCGCCGCAGGGCTAAGGATCGTGGGACGTGGACTGATGGTAACGATCGGTGGAGTGATTGCAGTTGGTGATGGAGCCGCTCCCACGGACTGGGCGGCTGTCGCTTGGGGGGTCGGTTGTGCCAGAGGTAAGCCGCCTCTTGATAACACGAGAAGTACACCGAGGCCTGCCAGCACGAACACGCTCAAAAGCAGCAGTGGTAGCAGGAAGGGGAGTATGCCGATGGACTTGCCCGTTGGTCGCTTTGCCGGGATAGCCCGGCGTTGAGCGGGGGGCTTAGATGGTGTTCCCTTCCTCCGCCAGGGTAAGGTGGACAACGGCACCGTGGCCTGCCTGGAGAGGGCCAGGTACTCCTCAAGCGCCTGCTGCATCTCGCTGGCATTGCTCCAACGCTGCTGAGGGTCCTTGGCCATAGCCTTGAGAACGATCTTTTCGAGTGCTAGGGGGATGCTGGGCACCAGACGGCGAGGCGAGAGGGGTGTCTCACGCACGTGCTTCAGGGCGATCTGTACGGCTCTTTCCCCGTCGAAGGGCAGCTGGCCGGTCAACATTTCGTATAAAATAATGCCCACGGCATAAATATCGGAGGCCAGCGTAGCCGTTTCACCCAGGGCCTGTTCGGGCGAGAGGTAATGAACGCTGCCGATGGTCATACCAGCCTCAGTGATGGCCGGTGTGCTCAGGGCTTTAGCCAAGCCAAAGTCGCCAACCTTGGCTACGCCTTCCGGCGTGAGGAGCACATTTTGAGGTTTCATATCACGGTGGACGATTCCCTTAGTGTGAGCGGCCTGGAGTCCGGCCAAAATCTGTTGGGCTATTTCCACGGCCTGGTCGGCTGGTAGCGGTGCCCTCTTAGAGAGATACTCCTTAAGGTTCTGACCCTCAACATACTGCATAACGAGGTAGTAGTGATCGTCGCTCTTACCGTAATCGTAGACCTCAACGATATGGGGATGGGAAAGCCCTGCTGCTGCCCGGGCCTCCTGGCGGAGGCGTCCGACGAACGCCGGGTCAAGGCAGTATTGCTCACGTAGCACCTTTAGAGCTACCGGCCGATCCAGGAGGATGTCCCTCGCCTTGTAGACGATGGCTGCGCCCCCTTCGCCAATCTGTTCCATGATTTCGTAGCGCTCGCCAACCAGTGCGTTCATGTCTCTATGCTCTGCTCTGGTACAATCAATCTGACTGGCTGCACTCTTTGTGGTTGCTGACCGGAGATCTTTTCGACTATGCGGCGGAAGGACAGGGGATCGCCACTAGTGAAAAACACTTCCTGTGGCGCATCGTTCGTTGTATTCAGCCATCCCTTGGACTCCAGTACACGGTAGACCTGCCTAGCCACCGCCTCGGCCGGGTCTATGATGGTTAGAGGCAAGCCATTCAGGATTTTGCCGATCGTTGGACGAAGGAAAGAGTAGTGTGTGCAGCCAAGCACCAATGTATCTATGTCATTATTGATCAATGGCTCTAAGTACATCCGGAGCAGTTGCTCAGCGCGGGCTCCATCCACTTCACCCTCTTCGACTAGTTCGACTAAACCTGGACAAGATTGCGAGAAGAGGATGACGTTGGAGGCGAACTTCTCGACGAGCTCGGCGAAGGCCGCCCCCTGGAGGGTGGCGTCGGTAGCAATGACTCCGACCCGCTTCGTCTGGGTGGTTGAGGCAGCCGGCTTGATGGCGGGGACGATCCCGACGAAGGGAAGGGCGTAGTTCACCCGCAAGTGAGCCAAGGCGACCACAGAGGCCGTATTACAAGCGACAACGATGAGTTTCGCCCCCTCTGCTACGAGAAAGGCCGTGATAACGTGCGCGAGCCTGCGGATCTCCTGGGGCGAACGGGAGCCGTAGGGGCAATGGGCCGTATCGGCGAAGTACAGGAGGTTCTCCTTAGGTAAGAGTCGCTGCATCTCCCGCATAATCGATAACCCACCTACTCCAGAGTCGAATAACCCAATAGGATGGTCATTTATCATCGCTGCCCCCCATCCTATGGTCGAATCCCAAGGGTAGCCGTTCCACCACGCCCCTCCGAGAAGTACATGGCCCGTTCGACGACGACCGGTCCAGTGGCCTGCACCTGGGTGGAAAGGGCCGCGTTGGGAACGATATCTCCTACGGGGATGGTCAGCCGGCTTGTTGGCGCCAGGGTATATTCGCGCGATATTACCCCTCCATCGCTCTTCATAAAGGTGACCTTGGCTTCGGTCGAACTCTGTCCGGGATTCATGATCAGAACGAACTCACTGAAAGGATAAGCCGTGCAACCCTCCGGCAGATACCACTCCCTGGCAGCGAGGGGCGTGCCCAACGAGCTGTGTCCACCCTGCTGCCTGGCAAAATACATCGATCGCTCGGCCACGATTGGCTGGGTGGATTCCACCTCGGTGGAAAAGGCAGCATTGAGAACAATGGTGTTGACATAAACTGTCGTGCGACTCGTTGGCCGCAGACCGATAGTTCGCCTCACGGTCGTGCCATCCTCCTTCATCCAGGTCAGGGTGGCTTCGGCCGCCATCTTATTTGGGTTCATCAAGAGGATATTAGTCTCATAGCCTGGACCGGTGTATCCCTCAGCGAAGTACCACCTGTTTGCTGTGATAGGGCTGCCGGTCGAGCCGTGTCCTCCCCCAGCGAAATACGTTGCTCTTTCGGTGATGATGGCCTGGTTCGATTCGATGAGGGTACTGAAATTCCCGGCCGGTAGGACCCAATTGGCTAGAAGGTTGAAGCGAGAATGGGGCTTCAGTTGATAAGTGCGCTCTACGATTGAACCATCTTCGCCCATAAAGGTTACCCTGGTGTCGGCTGGCTCCCCGCCGGGGTTGAACAAAAGGATCCAGGTATCATATCCCTGCCCGGCGCGACCCTCAGGCAGATACCAGCGAGTTGAGCCGCTCGTTATTCCCACCGAGGCGTGGCCATCATGTCCGAAGTACATCGCCCGTTCCACGAATATCGGTTGATCAGACTTGATCAACGTTGAGATGGCGGCGTTGGGTACTACCTCATTAGCGAAGAGACTGAAACGGGAGGTTGGCCCTAGACGATACTGCCTTTCTACGCGGGAGCCATCCTCCCGGAAGAAAGTTATGTTCACGTTAGCTGCTGTTCGATTAGGGTTCTGAATCAGCACCCAAGTATGGAAGGGTGGGGCGGTAGAGCCTTCGGCCAGATACCAGAGGCGATGCGCCAGACGCCCCTGCATAACCGTCCAGACCTGCGGGTCTTCGTGTCCCAGACGCCAGCCCCCGGCTCCAGCCAGGCCATACTTATCAACCAGATCGAGTCTAGCAGCGAGGCTGGCTGCATCCTCAAACCAAACCTCGTGCTCTTGTCCTTGCTGGAGGTAACGGTAGTGAGCAGAGCGACTCTCCTGGTCGTATTCCACACGTGCTCCCTGTTCCCTGGCGATAGCCATTGTCTCCGGATAGCGCCGCACCTGGGCTGGAGCTGTGGAGCCGGTAGTCCAATCATAGCCGTAGAAAGGAACGCCGAGCAGCAGCTTGTCGGGTGGTATCTCTGTGGCAGCGAAACGAAGACATCTTTCCACCCAGGGCAATGGGGCCACCGACCCTGGTACCTTGCTTTTAGAGGTGCGGAAGCCGTAGGCCATCAGCAGGATAAGGTCATTAGAGGGGGCTAAGGCGCGATAGTCGAAGGGGCCGGCCCAGCCGGTGGTCGTATCGCTCTCTTTGGCTGGCACGGCCATAGTCACTAGCTTGCCTACCGGGTGCAAAGTGGTGGCCAGACGGGCCATAAAGTCAGTGAGGAAGGGGCGATCGGCCGCGTCGAAGCCCTCAAAGTCGATATGGATACCATCATAACCTTGGGCCAGGAGCCTGTTCTTGATGTTGTTAATGGCCCGCTCTCTGATGGGCGCTTCGGTTAGAAGATGATGGGCTGTCTCTGCACTGTTGCTGCCAGCCAAGGTGAGTGAGGGCAGCACCTTGACGCCCTTCGATTTAATGTAGGATAGCACCGTTTCGTTTTCCCGGCTCTGAAGCTCACCTTTTGCGTCGATCTTGAGCCAATGAGGGGAAACGTAGTCGAGCTCCCCGATATAAGACTGAAGGGAGGCCCAGGAAGCGGGATCATCAGGAACGTAGTAGGCCCAAATGATGCGCCGAATCTTACTCCCATCAGCCTGGGCGACATTTGGCGGTTGAATTGGTATAGCTGCCAGGGTTAATAACAAGCAAGACAGGAGGTAAAGTGGTAACCGCACTCCTGAGCCACCTCGCTATCCGAAGGGTACTCCTATCTTAGCATATTCAAAGAGGCATTTCCAAGAGGAAATTCTTCGAATATTGAGCAGCGTCTTCGACAGGAAGGTTCACCATCTCTGCACCGAATCCCTGCCCAAAGTGTTCGGTTATATGCTCCATTACGGCCGTAAAATCTACCTTCTGGTTCCGATAAGCAGCCATCGAGGTTACAGCCTTGTCGTTGAGTCCACAAGGGACGATCAGGGCGAAGTGGTCTAAATTGGTGTTGACGTTAAGGGCGAAGCCGTGCATGGTGATACCGTGCCTGATGGCGATGCCGATGGCGGCCACCTTGGACTCACCAATCCATACGCCGGTATAGCCGGGAACCTGTCTGGCTTCGATGCCCCAATGGCTTAGGGCTCTGATTATGACGGTTTCCAAGCGGCGAAGGTATTCAAGTGGATCACAGGCGTAATCGGCCAGCCTTAGAATGGGATAGCCGACCAGCTGGCCAGGCCCGTGGTAAGTTACATCCCCACCACGATTGGTTTCACAGATGGTTATTCCTTCCCTGTCCAGGACGGATGGTGAGGCCAGTATGTTTTCCTTATGTCCACGGCGTCCAATAGTGATGACTGGGGGATGTTGGAGCAAGAGAAGGAGGTTGTCGATACGGTCGGCACGGCGTTCCTCTACCAACCTCTCTTGAAGGGCAAGGGACTGGCGATACTCGACGAGTCCCAGATTCAAGACGAGGCATCTTCTTTTGGTCATGGTCGCTTCTCCTTAATATGGGCTCAAGTATCAGCTGCCTCGTTGCTCTCAGTGAGGGCTTTCTTGAGAGAACTGCAGAACGAGCCATTTGATTCTCTGAGATCTGAGTCAATATAGCAGCCGGAGACGATATTTAGCAACTCAGTGGGCTTGACGTGGGGATGGAGCGAGATTATAATCGCACAGGCTAATAAACGTATATAATAACAAAACATTAGTGAAGGGTGGTGATAGACACAGCTGATACTCCAAGCGCCGATCCCATTCCCAGGGTCGATTGGGGAATAGTCCAAATAATATACGAGGTGAAAATGTGGGACGCGTCATAGCCGTAGCTAATCAGAAGGGGGGATCAGGGAAGACTACCACGACCAGGGCGTTAGGCTCGGCCCTGGCTGAACGTGGTCGATATGTTCTCATGGTCGACCTGGATCCGCAGGGAAGCCTCTCAGAAGGATGCGGCTTACCCTTGTACACTTTGGAGAAGACGACTTATCATCTGCTGTTAGGAACAGCTAAGATCGATGAGGTTATCGTTAGCGTGGAGCTGAATCTTGACCTGGTTCCGGCTAATATCCATCTATCAGCGGCGGAGCTGCAGTTGGTTAATATGAATAGGCGAGAGGATAAGCTCAAGAATGTCCTCAAGCCTGTACGTGATCATTATCACTACATCTTGCTGGATTGTCCACCCTCCTTTGGTCTGCTTACAGTAAATGCCCTTTCTGCGGCAGATAGCGTACTCATCCCGATGACGTGCGACTATTATACGATGCTCGGGGTTCGACTTCTCCTGGACACTGTGCGAGAGATTCAGTCCGAGGTCAATCCCAGTCTGACCATCGAGGGTATTCTGGCGACCAGATACGATGGGCGTACTCTGCATTCTCGGGAAATCCTGGAGAGGACCAAGGATGGTCTAGGTGCTCACATACGGGTATTTGGTGCTGTAGTTCGCGAGAGTGTTCGCTTTAAAGAATCACCTATCAAGGGCGAGTCGATTCTCACTTACGCCAGTTTCAGTGACGGGGCACGCGCCTACCGTCAGTTAGCGGAGGAGCTCGACAATGTCTAAACGTGCAGCTGTACCAGAGGGTAAGTCACTTTTCTTTCGTCCTCCAGAGGAACCCAAACTGCTGTCCAAGAAGAAAGAACCCACCAGGCAATCGGCCATCTTTCTGGAGGAGCAGCATTTGGATTGGCTAGACGACAAGTGTCGCGAAGCACGCCGCAATGGTGGTCGGGCTATCCGCAAAGCGGCGATCATCAGGGCCCTGTTAGATGTGGCCATACAGGCTGGAGTGGATTTGACCAGCCTGCGGCGCGAGGAAGAGCTGGTTGAGCGTATCAGGAAGGCGTTACAACAGCCGGGTTGATGCGACTTATCAGACATTCATTACAAAAGTATGTAATGACATAAATGCATGCTTACATCAGTACTACAGTACAAGCTAACATCAGTACTGCTGTACGATTGTACTATAGTTTATATAGATGATTGTCATTTCATCATTTAATGCAGCAGTACATAATAACATATGTACTGCTGTTATTATGTAACGCATATTGGGTGCTTTATACTCAGATGTTTTCGTCCCTCGGTCCTTTCTAAGTCCTCTTGTCCACTGACTACCCCACCGGTAATGGGACAAGAGGGTAATCGCGGCCAGTAGTTTGTGGTCCCCTTAGTCAGGTAAATCCCATAGCGGATTAGATGTCTCCTCCCTATTGAGGTACACTGCTCATCCTTGAGCGTACCCTCAACCGATAAGCCTCAGGTCATAGCTAATTCTGGAGAACGGTCTCTGCCGTTCCGCCGGGAGTAGTGTTAGAGCAGATTCCCCCCGACCCCTTCGTTTAGACCGAAAAATGGCAGTATACTTGTCATAACATCAAATATACATAATATTAAGGGCTTGGGAACCGCCATAAGGTCGCTATAGCGTTCTACCTGATACTTGTCATAATATTTTATCCTTGCAAAAAGAGGCTTTCTGGGGATAGGCTGATTCGAATATAAGGGAAGGCTGAGAATATCTTGGTGCAATTCCTCTATATCCGCTGGTCTGGGGTTCAGTCAAAGCCGTCCCCTTCACTTGGTGTTGAAAAACCCTGATGTGGCCATTGGGTCCATTCTGCTCTACTTCATGGATGAGTGGTCCAGCCCCACAAATAGGGCCCCAGATAGGACTATTGATTATTGAGGGGCTTGGGCATCTAGTGGGGGGGCGGGGTACCATGGCGGACAATAGCGGTTGTTTGCGAATCATTGGCGAATTGCAAAATCGCCATCGAAATGATACAATCGCTAGTAAGGCGCTACCACCCGCTATGGCGGCTTGATCCTGGGGTAGCTATAGTACTGTGCGGATATTTTGTGTTAGACTATTTATAGGGAGGGAGAGCGATGCCCGAGGAATTGGCGAAGCCGGCCCAAGTGGCTAAGAGGCTGGACCTGGCCCCCAGTACACTACGCGTTTATTCGAGTAAGTTCGCTGAGGTCCTATCGGAATCAGCCAGTAACCCTCCTCTTTCAGCAGATGGCAAAGCGGGTCATCGCCTTTACACCCCACGGGATATCACGATCCTGGCCAAGGCCAAGGACCTCCTCTCTAAGGGTATGACCTATGACCAGGTGCTGGGTGAGCTTCGCTCTATTTATGGGGCCTCACGGCGAAGTAGGTTGACAGCTGAGAGGGGAGAGGCAGAGGCTGTTGCCTTACCGGGCTACTCGACTATAGCGCATCTGGAGAGGATCTTATCTGCAACTGGTGCTGCGCTAGCTAACACCCAAAAACTAGCGGAGATCTGGCAACAGGAAGCCTTAGAGCGGAAGAGGGAGTTGGCCGAACTCCAAGAGAGAGTGGAAGCGTTTATAGAGCGTTACGAAAGTGAAATTGGGGAGATCAAGGACAGGCTGAAGCATCTGGAGGAGCAGCCGTCAAGCTTTTTTCTTCGTCTCTTTGGTCGCTAAAGGAGGTCTCGGCAGCCACGAGCAATTGTTGTAGGATCGCTCGTGCTCCCTGCGCTGCCTTGGCCCGGTGGCTAAGACGGTCCTTTTCCTCGGGTCTCAACTCGGCCATCGTCTTATTATACTCGGGCAGAAAGAACACTGGATCGTAACCAAAGCCGTACTTACCCCTGGGCTCAAAGGATATGACACCATCGCAGCGCCCCTCGCTCAAGTAGACCTCATTGGTTGGTGTAGCCACAGCTATGGCGCAGCGAAAACGAGCCGCACGCTTTTCCCAAGGGAAGTCTTGCAGCTGCTGGAGAAGGAGACGGATTCTGTCGGCATTGGTGGCTCTTGGCCCGGCGTAGCGGGCTGAGCGAACGCCAGGAGCCCCGTTCAGGGCTTCAACCTCCAACCCCGAATCATCGGCCAGAGTGAGAAGCCCACTGGCGGAGGCATATTGAGATGCCTTCAATTTAGCGTTCTCAGCGAACGTTTGGCCAGTCTCTTCGACGATCAGAGTGATCTGCTCATCTACAAGGGAGACTAACCGAAGGGGTAAACAGGCCAGTAACTGGGAATACTCGCGCACTTTAGCTGGATTCCGAGTAGCGATAAGCAGTTTGATCATTGAGGTGGTTCGTCACTTTCTGAATCGAGATGACTCGAGAAAGGAATGAAGTTGTTAGCGAGATCCATTGGCCATAAGAGAGGGACTGGGCAGTAGACCCCACTGATTCGGTGGCCAATAGCGAAGCCATGCCTTGCCGATTATATCCTCGGCAGGCACTAATCCCCAGATGTGAGAGTCACTGCTGTAATTTCGGTTGTCACCCAATACAAAATAATAGCCCGGGGGGATTTGTTGAGGTCCCCATGAGTAGTTTGGCTTGCTGGCCACATAATCTTCCTGCAATGGTTGCCCGTTTATGAACACCTTGCCTTGCCTTATTTCTACAGTATCGCCTGGAATAGCGATGACACGCTTGATGAAATCACGGCGCACATCCCTGGGGTATTTGAATACGATGATGTCTCCACGCTCAGGAGGATGAAATAAAAAGAGCGTCTTTCCATCTAGAGATTGGTCGCCAGGCAAGAGGCGCGCAAGAATGTTCCCGTTGATCTGCCAGTACATGGCTTTATTGATCATCAGGTACTGACCGTCATGGAGGGTTGGCTCCATGCTGCTGCCCTCTATCCTGAAATTCTGGATCGTGCCTCGCACCAGGGCAAAGATGAGTAGTGTCAGTAGAGCCGTCTCTAAGAATTCGATCAGCAGTGCCGCGAAAGCTGTCTTTAACAGTTTCTGGACTATTGCTATCATCACACACAGTTCCCTCGCTGTAGCCTGGTTTTATTATACTGCATTATAACGGATTCCTCCCAACGTTGCCAAAAGAGGGCCACTTGCCTTAGAATGAGCCAGAGAAACAAATCGAGCGAGGAGGAGTACACGGTGACCAACGAGGAGGAGCTGAAGTATTTTATTGATTTGAAATGGTATGATGACCATAATCGCTCTTTCAAGGCTGTTGCGCAAGCACGCTTCTGCCGGTCTTGTCGTCAGAGGGTGGGAACAGAAGTACAGGAGCGTGTCCCCACTATTGATCAGAAGACGGGGAAGGTAATCTTCGAGACAAGAAGTGCCCGCTTTGGGACAAACCCTTTCTCCGTCATTAGAAATTGCTGCGCCAAGACGAAAGGTTACATCACCACTGAGACCCCTACTCTGGAAGCGGTGTTTCGCATCTTTTTGGCCAATGGTAATCAGCCCATTGGCTTAGAGTCGTTACAGGAGCAGTTGGCTGAGTGGATCCCATTAGATAGTAAGTCACATCGCTTTTCACCTGAGACTATTAAGGATTTGATTGAACGCGATACCTATTATGGTATACGTAGGTTTAGGCTGGCTGAGGGTTAAGGCATGGCTGAAATCGTGTTGGTGCAGGGGGATATTACAGAGCTCGAGGTGGACGCCCTGGTGAATGCGGCCAACAACCATCTCTGGATGGGTGGAGGTGTGGCTGGGGCCATAAAGAAGAGGGGTGGCCGTGAGATAGAGGAGGAGGCTGTACGGAAAGGGCCCATTGAAATCGGCGAAGCGGTCGTCACTGGAGCAGGACGGCTAAAGGCGCAATATGTCATCCATGCGGCGGTGATGGGACAGGACCTGCGTACCGATGCGGAGAAGATACGCCTGGCCACACAGAACAGCCTACGAAGAGCGGAGGAGCTGCACATAAAGAATATCGCTTTTCCTGCTTTGGGTACAGGTGTCGGAGGCTTTCCCAAGGAGAAGGCCGCTCAAGTCATGTTGGAAGAGGTCCGTAAACATCTGCAGGGACCTACGGGATTGGAAAGGATCGTTTTCGCCCTATTTGGTGAAGATGCTTACCTTGTCTTCGAGCGTGAGCTGGCTAGGCTACAGTCGGCTTAGTGTGCTTTGAAGGAGAGGATTGCTTCAGCATGGGACAAGCTAGTGTTGTTGAGAGACGCCAATAGAGTAACTGGATATTTAACACTATCCCAAGGAGTTACCCGAAGATATTTTGTCGCTCGTCCTATTCCCTCTAATTCTATCCTGTGTTATACTGCGGTCATCATTGATGTGCCTACCTGATTATTAGGATGGAGCATCAACCTGTAGCCGGTCTGTAACAAGGTGATGATGGTGAATCTTAGTCCTGATCTTGAGACACAGTTGATTGAGGAACTGGCTCAAAGGGTCAAGCGGCTCGGCTTAATCACACCGGCGATTATTTTCCTGGAGAGTAACAAACCCTTCAGCTTCATCGGCAGTCAAGCCTTGCTTTTCTTTCAGCCCTTGCTCTCTTTCATTTCGGGGGATCGTCTAACGCAGTATGCAGCCCTCTTTGCGAATAGGGACAGTGTAGAGCGTCTGCTGGATCGGCTTGATGCTCTGGCCAGAGGTGACCATCAGTAATAAAGCGTTCCAAGGAGGTCACTGTTCGCATGCTTGAGCAACTGATCGTCGATTGGCATCTGGATGGTACGAAGCTCGTTGCTTTGGGTCTGTTGTTCTCTTTCTTGTTGTTCTTTTTCCTGGCCTTATCTGCCCTGCGTGGCGGGCGGTCCCCGCATTTGCGGCCGATCCGTGCTTTCGATGGCCTCGAGCGGTTGATCGAGGCGTCTTCTGAGAGCGCACAACTGATCCACTGTAGCCTTGGGACGGCCTCACTCGTCAGCCGATTCACGGCGGAGGTTCTTGCTGGTCTGACGATGCTGCGGGCGTTGGCTAAAAGGGCCGTTGCTAGCCGGTTCCCCCTAGTGGTTACTACTCTTGACCCTGTCTCGCTTGCGGCGAGTCAGGGCATCCTGGCTCGGGCGGGTTCCACCTTGGCCGAAGGGCAAGTGGGCAAAGGTGAAGAGGCCCGTTTTGTTGCTCCCGAGCCTGTCTCTTATGCTGCGGGCATAATGGGATTACTGAATAGAGAGCATCCTCTTGGTAATGTGATCGTGGGCGGGTTGGGCGATGAATATCTCTTGATGGGTGAGGTGGGGGCAAGGGAGGGCATCTATCAAGTTGTCGGTACCAGTGCCCCTCAGGTATTACCGTTTGTGGTTACTTCAGCCGACGAGTACCTGCTGGGCGAAGAGATGTTCGCCGCTGGAGCCTATGTGGAGAAGAATAGGGCCCATCTAGGTAGTTTACTGGCGCAGGATTGGACTCGCGAGCTAATCATTGGCATAATTATCGGTCTGGTGATCCTGCGAACGGCCGGACTTCTTTAAATCTGCAGGAATACCTCGGTGCTATCGGGAGAGGAGATTGCTGTGCGACAAAGCATCCCATTGGCCATAGCCATCACTGCTGGTGCAGTCGTCAGCGCCGATTATTTTGTGACGAATACCTATCTCAACGTGATTAGCGATCTTCTCGTCGGCTGGGTCACCATTATTGCAGCTGTCGCTTTGCTGTTGGGGTTGTTGAACGTGAGCCGTGTCCATATCTCGGCCATTGTAGAAAGGAAAGGTAATCGCTTTTATAGTTTATGTCTGTTGTTAACAGCGGTGGTCATCATCGTGTTTGGTGTTTGGCCTGGCTCGCGCGGTCCAAATGATCCAGTCGTCGTCTGGATTTTTGATTATATCTATACCCCACTAAATGCGACTATCTTCTCCTTGCTGGCCTTTTTTGTCGCCTCAGCGGCCTATCGGGCGTTACGAGCCCACACTTTCGAGGCAACCTTACTTCTGTTGACCGCTGTCATCATACTTCTGGGGCAGATCCCGTTGGCCTCAACGGCTTGGCCGGAGATTTCCCACCTGAAAGATTGGTTAGTAGCCTATCCCATGACGGCAGGAATGAGAGGCATTATCTTGGGAGCATCACTGGGGATCATCGCCACGACTGTACGTGCATTGGTTGGCCTGGATCGACACTACTTAGAGTAAGACTTCCCCTGATTATGGAGGATAAGTTGATCTTTTGTCCCAACTGTGGCACAGCAAATAGAGATGGAAGCAATTTCTGCAATGAATGCGGTCAGAACCTCAGGGAAGTAGTGCAGTGCTCCACATGTGGTTCGGGCAACATCGCCACTTATCATTACTGTGTCAGCTGTGGGGCTCAACTTGTGCCCGCAAATATCTTAGATGCTCGCTTAACTCCAGAGTCAGTGGAGCCACCTGAGTCCGAGGTCCCGAAAGATTTGTGGACAGTTATGGAAGAAGAGCAGCAGACCCCCATCCAGGCTGCTCCATTGGATACTCCTACTCCAGATGAAACGGGAAGGCAAGCAACGGTTGCTCAGCCGGAAGAGGCGTTAAAAACCTCTCAGCCGTCGGGGTATGAGGTGGGAGTGACGCCTCCTCTCGGCTCGGTGAATCGAGAGGGACTGACCCTAGCTCGGTCGTTAGCCACAGAGTCGACTGGGGTAACTGCTCCAGTGCCAGAGGACACCTTTTCAGATCCGGGCGCTACTTTCC
The DNA window shown above is from Chloroflexota bacterium and carries:
- a CDS encoding XTP/dITP diphosphatase, which gives rise to MIKLLIATRNPAKVREYSQLLACLPLRLVSLVDEQITLIVEETGQTFAENAKLKASQYASASGLLTLADDSGLEVEALNGAPGVRSARYAGPRATNADRIRLLLQQLQDFPWEKRAARFRCAIAVATPTNEVYLSEGRCDGVISFEPRGKYGFGYDPVFFLPEYNKTMAELRPEEKDRLSHRAKAAQGARAILQQLLVAAETSFSDQRDEEKSLTAAPPDASACP
- the lepB gene encoding signal peptidase I, producing the protein MIAIVQKLLKTAFAALLIEFLETALLTLLIFALVRGTIQNFRIEGSSMEPTLHDGQYLMINKAMYWQINGNILARLLPGDQSLDGKTLFLFHPPERGDIIVFKYPRDVRRDFIKRVIAIPGDTVEIRQGKVFINGQPLQEDYVASKPNYSWGPQQIPPGYYFVLGDNRNYSSDSHIWGLVPAEDIIGKAWLRYWPPNQWGLLPSPSLMANGSR
- a CDS encoding macro domain-containing protein; this translates as MAEIVLVQGDITELEVDALVNAANNHLWMGGGVAGAIKKRGGREIEEEAVRKGPIEIGEAVVTGAGRLKAQYVIHAAVMGQDLRTDAEKIRLATQNSLRRAEELHIKNIAFPALGTGVGGFPKEKAAQVMLEEVRKHLQGPTGLERIVFALFGEDAYLVFERELARLQSA